One segment of Oryzias melastigma strain HK-1 unplaced genomic scaffold, ASM292280v2 sc00323, whole genome shotgun sequence DNA contains the following:
- the atp5mc1 gene encoding ATP synthase F(0) complex subunit C1, mitochondrial, whose translation MYACSKFVTSSAVLRGGSRVLARPVSVSIFNRPEATAEQQALLPVSRSAVLSRSFQTSAVSRDIDTAAKFIGAGAATVGVAGSGAGIGTVFGSLIIGYARNPSLKQQLFSYAILGFALSEAMGLFCLMVAFLILFAM comes from the exons ATGTATGCCTGCTCCAAGTTTGTCACCTCCTCTGCTGTG CTGCGTGGGGGGTCCAGGGTGCTCGCCCGGCCAGTCTCTGTGTCCATTTTCAACAGACCTGAAGCCACAGCGGAGCAGCAG GCCCTGCTGCCAGTCAGCCGGTCTGCGGTCCTGAGCCGCTCCTTTCAGACCTCCGCTGTGTCCCGGGACATTGACACTGCAGCCAAGTTCATCGGTGCTGGTGCTGCCACGGTGGGGGTCGCTGGTTCAGGAGCCGGAATTGGAACTGTGTTCGGCAGTCTCATCATCGGATATGCCAG GAACCCCTCCCTAAAGCAGCAGCTCTTCTCCTATGCCATCCTGGGTTTTGCTCTGTCTGAGGCTATGGGTCTCTTCTGTCTGATGGTGGCGTTCCTCATCCTGTTCGCCATGTAA
- the ube2z gene encoding ubiquitin-conjugating enzyme E2 Z has translation MADSVGEESSVGSLGLGVTGQGGGASPLPTLATSLPGGLLAASVGHPSTSSASFPPAAVAQSGLTAVVAPMSAVAPTAANFGDTFTPGSSPPVVAVSPIAHASSPVPGVGLGVAGGGLLSQIHATSWDPTLSTDWDNEKASQQCILRIKRDIMSIYKEPPPGMFVVPDPQDMTKIHALITGPFDTPYEGGFFLFLFRCPPDYPIHPPRVKLITTGHNTVRFNPNFYRNGKVCLSILGTWTGPAWSPAQSISSVLISIQSLMTENPYHNEPGFEQERHPGDSKNYNECIRHETMRVAVCDMLEGKVPCPDALWSVMEKSFLEYYDFYEGVCKDRLHLQGQNMQDPFGEKRGRFDYQGLQARLSATRRRIREKNLAEDEHNDDESDSDTSSSGTDPDSQGSSQP, from the exons ATGGCGGACAGCGTCGGGGAAGAGTCCAGCGTCGGTTCGCTCGGCTTAGGCGTTACCGGACAGGGCGGCGGAGCCTCGCCGTTGCCGACTTTGGCCACCTCGCTGCCGGGGGGACTTCTCGCAGCGAGCGTGGGTCACCCCAGCACCTCCTCGGCCTCCTTCCCCCCCGCCGCGGTCGCGCAGAGTGGCCTAACGGCCGTGGTGGCCCCCATGTCCGCAGTGGCTCCCACCGCCGCCAATTTCGGGGACACCTTTACCCCCGGCTCCTCGCCACCTGTCGTGGCCGTGTCTCCCATCGCGCACGCATCCTCCCCCGTGCCGGGTGTGGGGCTGGGGGTAGCGGGAGGGGGCCTCCTGTCCCAAATCCACGCCACTTCCTGGGACCCGACTCTGAGCACAGACTGGGACAACGAGAAGGCTTCGCAGCAGTGCATCCTGAGGATAAAGAG GGATATCATGTCCATTTACAAGGAACCTCCTCCTGGCATGTTTGTGGTTCCTGATCCTCAAGATATGACCAAG ATCCACGCACTGATCACAGGACCGTTCGATACACCTTACGAGGGCGGCTTCTTCCTTTTCCTGTTCCGCTGCCCCCCGGACTACCCCATCCACCCTCCACGGGTGAAGCTCATCACCACTGGACACAACACTGTTCGCTTTAACCCCAACTTCTACCGCAACGGCAAGGTGTGCCTCAGCATCCTGGG gACTTGGACCGGTCCAGCTTGGAGTCCGGCTCAGAGCATCTCATCTGTCCTCATATCCATTCAGTCTCTGATGACGGAGAACCCCTACCACAATGAACCAGGATTTGAGCAG GAGCGACACCCAGGCGACAGTAAGAACTACAACGAGTGCATCCGACATGAAACCATGAGGGTGGCCGTGTGCGACATGCTGGAGGGCAAAGTTCCCTGTCCTGACGCTCTTTG GAGCGTGATGGAGAAATCCTTCCTGGAGTATTACGACTTCTACGAGGGCGTCTGCAAAGACAGGCTGCACCTGCAGGGCCAGAACATGCAG GACCCGTTCGGAGAGAAGCGTGGCCGTTTTGACTACCAGGGGCTGCAGGCTCGGCTCAGCGCCACCCGCAGGCGGATACGGGAGAAGAACTTGGCAGAAGATGAGCACAACGACGACGAGTCGGACTCGGACACCAGCTCGTCTGGGACAGACCCCGACAGTCAGGGCAGCTCCCAGCCCTGA